The following coding sequences are from one Gadus macrocephalus chromosome 3, ASM3116895v1 window:
- the tomm20b gene encoding mitochondrial import receptor subunit TOM20 homolog B, whose translation MMGGRSSTLAAGLCGALLVGYCIYFDRKRRSDPSFKNRLRERRRKQKVAKDRAGMSKLPDLKDAEAVQKFFLEEIQLGEELLAQGDYETGVDHLTNAIAVCGQPQQLLQVLQQTLPPPVFQMLLTKLPTISQRIVTAQSLSEDDLE comes from the exons ATGATGGGCGGGAGGTCCAGCACGTTAGCGGCAGGGCTCTGCGGGGCGCTGCTGGTCGGCTACTGCATCTACTTCGACCGTAAGAGACGGAGTGACCCCAGCTTCAAGAACAGGCTGCGGGAAC GGAGGAGAAAGCAGAAGGTGGCCAAGGACCGGGCTGGGATGTCCAAG CTCCCAGACCTGAAGGATGCGGAGGCCGTCCAGAAGTTCTTCCTGGAGGAGATCCAGCTTGGGGAGGAGCTACTGGCACAGG gtgactACGAGACGGGTGTGGACCACCTGACCAATGCCATCGCGGTGTGCGGTCAGCCTCAGCAGCTGCTCCAGGTGCTGCAGCAGACCCTCCCACCGCCCGTCTTCCAGATGTTACTCACCAAGCTGCCCACCATCAGTCAG CGCATCGTGACTGCTCAGAGCCTCAGCGAAGACGATCTAGAGTAA
- the rbm34 gene encoding RNA-binding protein 34 has protein sequence MKKELKKSEAVESDQKSADYEFGQVSGSLFPTPQAGSGSLSALFSSAAPAPLLFIPAPKPAEKIPGVKKQSEPAGVKAQALQRQKKPQDEPADCQQLVDRESALQNADKQEQQKKPSKANRRKAAVALGMDEEEAVQPAKRPRNPPSASHEEDEEKKKRTVFVGNLPASFTKKGLLKLFREKGAVESTRFRSVVREDPADSLRVATIQRKVHPMKQSLNAYVVFKDEEGACKALERNGLEVAKDFVIRVDSVTDSTHDHKRSVFVGNLAFELTEATLREHFEGCGAVTAVRLIRDKNTGLGKGFGYILFESADSVQLALKLDGTPLATRKVRVKRSVKKDKKVTPSGAAAGGGAKKGSTGPGRGGGAKERPAPGKGVNAAAFQRRVAMKTKPAKPSSFRGEMTDSTKTKNKSKTKSKKKFQKIKGTKTKGQKPKGEKPKGPKPKAQKPKGQKPKGQKTKAQK, from the exons ATGAAGAAGGAGCTTAAAAAGAG TGAGGCGGTCGAGTCTGACCAAAAGTCGGCGGACTATGAGTTTGGACAGGTCTCCGGCAGCTTGTTTCCAACCCCCCAGGCGGGGTCAGGGTCTCTGTCGGCCTTGTTCAGTTCAGCCGCCCCCGCCCCGCTGCTGTTCATTCCAGCACCGAAG CCCGCTGAAAAGATCCCGGGAGTCAAGAAGCAGTCCGAGCCAGCAGGGGTCAAAGCTCAAGCCCTACAACGCCAGAAGAAACCACAGGATGAGCCTGCAGACTGTCAGCAGCTGGTAGACAG GGAAAGCGCGCTGCAGAACGCAGACAAACAAGAGCAACAGAAGAAGCCCTCGAAGGCAAACCGGAGGAAAGCTGCCGTTGCTTTGGGAATGGATGAGGAAGAGGCGGTCCAACCAGCGAAGAGACCGAGAAACCCACCTTCAGCGTCTcacgaggaagacgaggagaaaAAGAAGAGGACGGTGTTCGTGGGGAACCTCCCTGCCAGCTTCACCAAGAAG GGCCTGCTGAAGCTGTTCAGAGAGAAGGGGGCCGTGGAGTCCACACGCTTCCGCTCAGTG GTGAGGGAGGATCCAGCAGATTCTCTTAGAGTAGCGACCATCCA GCGTAAAGTTCACCCCATGAAGCAGAGTCTGAACGCCTATGTGGTCTTCAAGGACGAAGAGGGCGCTTGCAAGGCTTTGGAGAG GAACGGGCTGGAGGTGGCGAAAGATTTCGTCATCCGAGTGGACAGCGTGACAGACAGCACG CATGACCACAAGAGGTCTGTGTTCGTGGGGAACCTGGCGTTCG AGCTGACGGAGGCGACTCTGCGGGAACACTTTGAGGGGTGTGGCGCCGTGACAGCCGTGCGTCTGATCAGAGATAAAAACACCGGGCTTGGGAAAGGCTTCGGCTACATCCTATTTGAG AGCGCTGACTCGGTGCAGCTGGCTCTGAAGCTGGACGGCACCCCCCTGGCGACACGCAAGGTCCGTGTCAAGAGGTCCGTCAAGAAGGATAAGAAAGTCACACCCAGCGGCGCTGCCGCAGGAGGTGGAGCCAAGAAGGGGTCCACTGGCCCCGGACGTGGGGGCGGGGCGAAGGAGCGACCGGCGCCGGGAAAGGGTGTGAACGCAGCCGCCTTCCAGCGTCGCGTAGCGATGAAGACGAAGCCGGCCAAGCCGTCGTCTTTCAGGGGAGAGATGACCGACAGCACCAAGACCAAGAACAAGAGCAAGACCAAGAGCAAGAAGAAGTTCCAGAAGATAAAGGGTACGAAGACCAAGGGCCAGAAGCCCAAAGGTGAAAAGCCCAAAGGTCCGAAGCCCAAGGCCCAGAAGCCCAAAGGTCAGAAGCCTAAGGGCCAGAAGACCAAGGCCCAGAAGTAG
- the tbce gene encoding tubulin-specific chaperone E, translating into MVLDNMSAADSREVEMPAEALGRRVSCEGERGTVRYVGEVPPTAGPWLGVEWDSSERGKHDGSHEGIKYFTCRHPTGGSFVRPKKASFGVDFMSAVRDLYQFNLQEVFGPQTTIASKTVEVSGFTKNRADSLGVVSLRHREVSSPGPGDQIRTFMPDVRSLDLCGNLLSSWENVAEITENIEHLRELLLSHNRLSLISDPVSLSHAFSSLTVLSLAGCQLTWTQVLQCAPMWPRLEELYVAENDITELSRPLDVLQDLRVLDLSSNPLVQDSILSLAYLPRLENLNLSTTELSGLQFDDVPPGGKTGMFTTLKVLILNHNNIAQWSAVNELAKLQSLVELSFRHNNQLTNDLTPQTANQLIIAKLPQLAVLNKSRVLPDDRRGAELDYIKTFGLEWLASGGNRDPAENRPSAAFTCTHPRYLPLIQKYGAAEEGELKKQTPFALKNQLISVTIVCPEEAERLPVVKKLPDSMTVQKVKGLLSRMLKVPGAAITLTYTGPKMNGSEVDLDNDLKPLQFYSIENGDSLLVRRT; encoded by the exons ATGGTTTTGGATAATATGTCTGCAGCGGACAGTAGAGAGGTGGAGATGCCGGCGGAGGCTCTCGGTCGACGGGTGTCCTGCGAGGGAGAGCGAGGAACGGTGCGCTACGTGGGAGAGGTCCCTCCGACAGCAG ggcCGTGGCTGGGCGTGGAGTGGGACAGTTCGGAGCGTGGGAAACACGACGGCAGCCATGAGGGCATCAAGTACTTCACCTGCAG ACACCCCACGGGGGGATCCTTCGTGCGGCCCAAGAAGGCCTCCTTCGGGGTGGACTTCATGAGTGCCGTGCGGGACCTCTACCAGTTCAACTTGCAGGAGGTGTTTGGTCCCCAGACCACCATCGCTTCCAAGACCGTGGAGGTCTCCGGTTTCACCAAGAACAG GGCCGACAGTCTGGGGGTGGTCTCTCTCAGGCATCGGGAGGTCAGCAGTCCTGGACCCGGAGACCAAATCCGGACCTTCATGCCCG ATGTGAGATCTCTGGACCTGTGTGGTAACCTCCTGTCCAGCTGGGAGAATGTGGCGGAGATCACAGAGAACATTGAGCACCTGCGAGAGCTGCTCCTCAG CCACAACCGCCTGTCACTGATCTCCGACCCCGTGTCTCTAAGTCACGCCTTCTCTAGCCTGACCGTGCTGTCCCTGGCCGGCTGTCAGCTCACATGGACGCAG GTGCTCCAGTGCGCCCCCATGTGGCCACGGCTGGAAGAGCTCTACGTCGCAGAGAACGACATCACAGAACTCAGCAG GCCGCTGGATGTCCTGCAGGACCTGAGAGTGCTTGACCTGTCCAGTAACCCATTAGTACAAGACAGCATCCTCAGCCTGGCTTACCTGCCCAG GCTGGAGAACCTGAACCTGTCCACGACGGAGCTGTCTGGTCTGCAGTTCGACGACGTTCCTCCCG GGGGAAAAACCGGGATGTTTACCACCCTGAAGGTTCTCATCTTGAACCACAACAACATCGCTCAG tGGTCAGCGGTGAATGAGCTGGCTAAGCTACAGAGCCTGGTGGAGCTTTCCTTTCGCCATAACAACCAGCTGACCAACGACCTCACGCCtcagacagccaatcagctcaTCATAGCCAAGCTGCCCCAGTTGGCCGTCCTCAACAAGAGTCGG GTGCTACCAGATGACCGCCGGGGGGCGGAGCTCGACTACATCAAGACGTTCGGATTGGAGTGGCTGGCGTCCGGAGGGAACCGGGACCCCGCGGAGAACCGGCCCAGTGCCGCCTTCACCTGCACGCACCCCCGCTACCTGCCACTCATCCAAA aGTATGGCGCTGCAGAGGAAGGAGAACTTAAGAAGCAGACGCCATTCGCTCTCAAGAATCAGCTGATCA GTGTGACCATTGTCTGTCCAGAGGAGGCGGAGCGTCTTCCCGTTGTTAAGAAGCTACCAG acTCCATGACGGTGCAGAAGGTGAAGGGCCTTCTGTCCAGGATGCTCAAAGTCCCCGGAGCAGCAATCACACTGACCTACACAGGGCccaag ATGAACGGGTCTGAGGTGGACCTGGACAATGACCTGAAGCCGCTCCAGTTCTACTCCATAGAGAACGGAGACTCCCTGCTGGTCCGCCGAACGTGA